A single region of the Pseudomonas sp. B21-023 genome encodes:
- a CDS encoding CS1-pili formation C-terminal domain-containing protein → MTNHSTLAAMGRWLPLLAWLAVHSPAGQAAGTALSAVEGLPREFEAHFFDVPLAVRVDLDGRYLGDAMVVLSRDQRVQLLEFTDTLDSREPESLRRRWRERLIDGRPLGDCRADCPDGLRAMHYSLVNSQLSLLTDQAEIAEVNERFHRQPEQGSYGLLLRNQLNLVNDGDATSGRYALQGQGSVGNWTTLADGQLDRGSDSRPGTRHRVDQLYAERLVENQFYRLGYFTPSAQGLTRQPRLMGSTADTTLGLMLGSSDSLAIDTGAPSATPIYVTPNRPAVAEVYRNGVLINSQPVQPGLQPLDTKVLPGGIYEVEVRLIEDGQETSRSQEFIYKPSNWRSTDAPWRYNLYLGRQSTLLSNWEHDTDDSLAAGVLANYMLHPRAILGLSAQRVDDAMQYGTSLDWDLRERFKLYANLFQTQGQGNGYDFQLIHAYDSGSLVASHSRTWLARPDWSRFDDEPSRSFQARQTQSSLSLSHRLDPRNTASVRLAHAEGANAGTGLDLGWSYYGRLLGSDANWRLSLFDRPGTAATGDSRSRGVNLSLSMSLGSGSGRRVSASVGSRTSRDGGRDLNASLAYQQDVDIGPLRSVGATVSADRYGAGLGGNTQFENPLLHGDAYVQRSSYNGDFSGGINLESLIAVGAGRAAVSGQYLPHQAGLIVDVDTDIDGLKLRADDRHGSTASLHPGRNVIPVAAYKAGHVQFDFEGSAATAAVIQPSSLDYHLNRGGIEYRQLRVLRTVTVLGRLLDEQGRPLRGAQVINHASRSVSEADGFFAVEMSESTPTLEIRQKGQPVCLLSLDINTLEREDDVLLAGDQRCAPGVAQAAAVARNGQG, encoded by the coding sequence ATGACCAATCATTCCACCTTGGCGGCCATGGGCCGCTGGTTGCCGCTGCTGGCCTGGCTGGCCGTTCATTCGCCCGCCGGCCAGGCAGCCGGTACTGCCCTGAGCGCCGTCGAGGGCCTGCCGCGTGAGTTCGAAGCGCATTTTTTCGATGTGCCGCTGGCGGTCCGGGTCGACCTCGATGGGCGCTACCTCGGTGATGCCATGGTGGTGCTCAGCCGCGATCAACGCGTGCAACTGCTGGAGTTCACCGATACCCTCGACAGCCGTGAACCGGAAAGCCTGCGCCGCCGCTGGCGCGAGCGCCTGATTGACGGCCGCCCTTTGGGTGACTGCCGCGCCGATTGCCCCGACGGCCTGCGCGCGATGCACTACAGCCTGGTGAACTCGCAGCTGTCGCTCTTGACCGACCAGGCCGAGATCGCCGAGGTCAATGAGCGTTTTCATCGTCAGCCGGAGCAGGGCAGCTATGGGCTGTTGCTGCGCAACCAGCTCAACCTGGTCAATGACGGCGATGCCACCAGTGGTCGTTATGCCTTGCAGGGCCAGGGCAGCGTGGGCAACTGGACGACCTTGGCCGACGGCCAGCTCGACCGGGGCAGCGACAGTCGCCCGGGCACGCGCCACCGGGTCGACCAGTTGTATGCCGAGCGCCTGGTGGAAAACCAGTTCTATCGGTTGGGCTACTTCACCCCCAGCGCCCAGGGGTTGACCCGCCAGCCCCGGCTGATGGGCAGCACGGCCGATACCACCCTCGGCTTGATGCTGGGCAGCAGCGACAGCCTGGCCATCGACACTGGCGCTCCTAGTGCCACGCCGATCTACGTTACTCCCAATCGTCCCGCCGTCGCCGAGGTCTACCGCAACGGCGTGCTGATCAACAGCCAACCGGTGCAGCCTGGATTGCAGCCCCTCGATACCAAGGTCCTGCCCGGGGGCATCTACGAAGTCGAGGTACGCCTGATCGAAGACGGCCAGGAGACCTCGCGCAGTCAGGAGTTCATCTACAAACCCAGCAACTGGCGCAGCACCGACGCGCCCTGGCGCTACAACCTTTACCTGGGGCGCCAGAGCACGTTGCTGAGCAACTGGGAGCATGACACCGACGACAGCCTCGCCGCTGGCGTGCTGGCCAACTACATGCTGCATCCACGGGCAATCCTGGGTTTGTCGGCGCAGCGTGTCGATGACGCCATGCAGTACGGCACCTCGCTGGACTGGGACCTGCGTGAACGTTTCAAGCTGTACGCCAACCTGTTCCAGACCCAAGGCCAGGGCAACGGCTACGACTTCCAGCTTATCCATGCCTACGACAGTGGCTCGCTGGTTGCCAGCCACAGCCGAACCTGGCTGGCGCGTCCCGACTGGAGCCGCTTTGACGATGAACCGTCGCGATCATTCCAGGCGCGCCAGACACAATCGTCGCTGTCGTTGAGCCACCGTCTCGACCCACGCAACACCGCCAGCGTGCGGCTTGCGCATGCTGAAGGCGCCAATGCTGGCACTGGCCTCGACCTGGGTTGGTCGTACTACGGTCGTCTGTTGGGCTCGGACGCCAACTGGCGACTGTCGCTGTTCGATCGTCCAGGTACGGCGGCCACGGGCGACTCCCGCAGCCGAGGGGTCAACCTGAGCCTGAGCATGAGCCTGGGGAGCGGCAGCGGCCGGCGTGTATCCGCCAGTGTCGGCAGCCGGACCTCGCGAGATGGTGGGCGCGACCTCAACGCCTCGCTGGCCTACCAGCAGGATGTCGACATCGGCCCGCTGCGCAGTGTGGGCGCCACGGTCAGCGCGGATCGCTATGGCGCAGGGCTGGGCGGTAACACGCAGTTCGAGAACCCGTTGCTGCACGGTGATGCCTATGTCCAGCGCTCGTCGTACAACGGCGACTTCAGTGGTGGCATCAACCTGGAAAGCCTGATCGCCGTGGGCGCGGGCAGGGCAGCGGTGAGTGGCCAGTACCTGCCTCACCAGGCGGGACTCATCGTCGATGTGGACACTGACATCGACGGCCTCAAGCTACGCGCCGACGACCGTCACGGCAGTACCGCCAGCTTGCACCCAGGGCGCAATGTGATCCCGGTGGCAGCCTATAAGGCAGGGCATGTGCAGTTCGACTTCGAGGGTAGCGCGGCCACCGCCGCGGTGATCCAGCCTTCGAGTCTGGACTATCACCTCAACCGCGGCGGCATCGAATACCGGCAACTCCGGGTGTTGCGCACGGTGACGGTGCTGGGGCGGCTGCTTGATGAACAGGGGCGGCCGCTGCGCGGTGCCCAGGTGATCAACCATGCCAGTCGCAGTGTCAGCGAGGCCGATGGTTTCTTCGCGGTCGAAATGAGCGAATCGACCCCTACACTGGAGATCCGTCAGAAGGGGCAGCCGGTGTGCCTGCTCAGCCTGGACATCAACACCCTGGAGCGCGAGGACGACGTGCTGCTGGCCGGCGACCAGCGCTGTGCACCTGGCGTGGCGCAGGCCGCAGCGGTTGCACGCAACGGGCAGGGTTAA
- a CDS encoding molecular chaperone: protein MNIFRLLAPTLLALPLVASAAPELNVGALYDYLDGDKSTLLKRVRNSGDTTAFVKVSVAELVYDATGVAREIDTDGLPLEQRGLVASPARLIVPAQGMQAVRLLYRGSREQERYFRLRFVPVLPELGDGFALDEQEAEKYRDSLKAGVNLLAGYGSLLFVRPAETRYQTQVRRAGGQLTVVNQGNATVVLDHFRLCQAAGQGCAPATKHHLLPGRTRQFNGEAGKVHQFELIEGGNTKAMVVEG from the coding sequence ATGAATATTTTCCGCCTGCTGGCCCCGACACTGCTGGCGCTGCCCCTGGTCGCCAGTGCCGCCCCCGAGCTCAATGTCGGCGCACTTTACGACTACCTTGACGGGGACAAGAGCACCTTGCTCAAGCGGGTACGCAACAGCGGCGACACCACTGCTTTCGTCAAGGTCAGCGTCGCCGAACTGGTGTATGACGCAACTGGCGTTGCCCGTGAAATCGACACCGATGGGCTGCCACTGGAGCAGCGTGGCCTGGTCGCCAGCCCGGCGCGGCTGATCGTGCCGGCCCAGGGCATGCAGGCGGTACGCCTGCTTTACCGTGGCTCACGAGAGCAGGAGCGGTACTTCCGACTGCGCTTCGTGCCGGTGCTGCCGGAACTGGGCGATGGTTTCGCGCTGGATGAGCAGGAGGCGGAAAAGTACCGTGACAGCCTCAAGGCCGGGGTCAATCTGCTGGCCGGATATGGCTCGCTGTTGTTCGTCCGGCCTGCCGAGACACGTTACCAGACCCAGGTACGGCGCGCAGGCGGGCAACTGACTGTCGTGAACCAGGGCAATGCCACGGTCGTGCTCGATCATTTCCGCCTGTGCCAGGCCGCAGGGCAGGGCTGTGCTCCCGCCACCAAGCACCACCTCCTGCCGGGTCGCACCCGGCAGTTCAACGGGGAGGCAGGCAAAGTGCACCAGTTCGAGTTAATCGAGGGCGGTAATACCAAGGCAATGGTGGTGGAGGGATGA
- a CDS encoding response regulator transcription factor: protein MHTALVVDDHPFIRSTVCMLLRQQRLEIIGQADNGIDAVRLAREQAPDLVILDIAMPGLDGLEVIARIKALGTRTRIVVLTSQLAESYSLRCMQAGAVGYVSKTDDLDELGKAVRAVLSGYSYFPEVALSSVNRQDLQATEAPCIASLTDRELMVLQHLARGYSNKAIGEAMLLSNKTISTYKIRLLEKLRLSSLIDLADFARRNALI, encoded by the coding sequence ATGCACACCGCGCTGGTGGTCGACGACCACCCCTTCATCCGCAGTACCGTCTGCATGCTGCTGCGCCAGCAACGCCTGGAGATCATCGGCCAGGCCGACAATGGCATCGACGCGGTGCGCCTGGCCCGTGAGCAGGCGCCAGACCTGGTGATTCTCGATATCGCCATGCCGGGCCTGGACGGGCTGGAAGTGATCGCCCGGATCAAGGCGCTGGGGACGCGCACGCGTATCGTGGTACTGACCTCGCAATTGGCCGAGTCCTACTCGTTGCGTTGCATGCAGGCCGGGGCCGTTGGGTATGTGTCCAAAACCGATGACCTCGATGAACTCGGCAAAGCAGTGCGCGCCGTGCTGTCTGGCTACAGCTACTTTCCCGAAGTTGCGCTCAGCTCGGTCAACCGCCAGGACCTGCAGGCAACCGAGGCACCGTGCATCGCCAGTTTGACCGATCGCGAGCTGATGGTCCTGCAGCACCTGGCGCGAGGTTATAGCAACAAGGCCATCGGCGAGGCCATGTTGCTGAGCAACAAGACCATCAGCACCTACAAGATCCGCCTGCTGGAAAAGCTGCGGCTCAGCTCGTTGATCGACCTGGCGGATTTCGCCCGTCGTAACGCGCTCATCTGA
- a CDS encoding transporter substrate-binding domain-containing protein: MFLRALLIGILGCLSYLPACAAVQLHARPATQTPPPALDNAQLRWLWEHRELRLGVIARDNPPFDMLTTGQAYEGITADYVGLLASQLRLDVQLQVFASFAEAAAALRQGSIDLLGSVSTQQALEAGLHLSAPYAQDRPLLIAPQQHARERIRSGARFRLAMVDGYRPRQQVQALYPLAEIQLHPSPFSALAALALGDADLYLGSTLGSRYLLGRNQWNGAEEVGHAALARQAVGFAMARDNKALIGLVDRVLESLGDQHADVHERWHARPAVVHRSPGIPLSDAERHWLAENPRIKVLVNEQAMPLSYRDGRGQLQGLSLDLLQLLGRRTGLEFQAEAGGTAAQMVEQVRMGKAQLIAGLPYSPARGERLRFSRGYLSSAYVLVMQGHADRPDDLAQLDGRRLALEEGSVAQELLAKAYPRVLQSPVSGALEAVHAVAAGRVAAAVLPLDQARLLVARWYPGRLRISSLALPAAHFAFASSPGAVHLQSILDKALLDLAPREIDALVRRWRSPLIVAASAWQRYRTHLLLGFLGAFAALVVALLWIRYLRRLQVQLRRAKRGAEAANHAKTHFLAAMSHEIRTPLHALLGMLELAQRKAGQGMLDHLAIEVAADAARGLQELIGDILDVTRIEAGELQLTPTVACLREQVTQVIQLFDHQARGKGLRLDLTVEGEVDRPVLLDPVRFRQVLANLLSNAIKFTPQGRVQVSICAQARGDCLVARLIVDDTGIGIAKAELAQLGQPFRQASNQCQSPRSSTGLGLGICRSLCQLMGGHLQLNSELGRGTQAQVHLELPIHPLDLSEPVVAPPSDVPADELPLRVLVVDDYPANRVLLAQQLDYLGHQARVAEDGAQALRLWLDEHFDVVISDCSMPRLDGYGLARAIRLHERRRGRTACRLVGLTASALADERRRCRAAGMDDCLFKPLGLQALIGALGGSVARQGKRLPDGEARKAVFDFEHLRQLADNDQGALEAVLADLRRSNRDDLTRLAESGEDPKALAALAHRVKGGARILRAGDLISACERLEASCASDPLHLERLHRDVQVLHAIMQDLEHYLGSRAQA; this comes from the coding sequence GTGTTCCTGCGTGCCTTGCTGATAGGGATACTGGGGTGTCTGAGCTACCTGCCAGCCTGCGCCGCCGTGCAACTGCATGCGCGTCCCGCCACGCAGACGCCGCCGCCGGCCCTGGATAACGCGCAGCTGCGCTGGCTGTGGGAGCACCGCGAATTACGCCTGGGTGTGATTGCCCGTGACAACCCACCGTTCGACATGCTCACCACGGGGCAGGCCTACGAGGGCATCACCGCCGACTACGTCGGGCTGCTGGCGAGCCAACTGCGCCTTGACGTGCAGCTGCAGGTGTTTGCATCGTTCGCCGAAGCGGCGGCTGCCTTGCGCCAAGGCAGTATCGACCTGCTCGGGTCCGTCAGTACGCAGCAGGCGCTCGAGGCAGGTTTGCATCTGTCAGCTCCCTATGCCCAGGATCGCCCCTTGCTGATCGCCCCGCAGCAGCATGCGCGGGAACGGATCCGCAGCGGCGCCCGCTTCAGGTTGGCGATGGTCGACGGGTACCGGCCGCGTCAACAGGTTCAAGCGTTGTATCCCTTGGCCGAAATCCAGCTTCATCCCTCGCCCTTCAGTGCCTTGGCGGCGCTCGCGCTGGGTGATGCCGACCTTTATCTGGGCAGCACGCTGGGAAGCCGTTATCTCCTGGGCCGCAACCAATGGAACGGTGCCGAGGAAGTTGGCCATGCGGCCCTGGCGCGCCAAGCTGTCGGTTTTGCCATGGCCCGTGACAACAAGGCGTTGATCGGCCTGGTTGATCGAGTACTGGAAAGCCTCGGCGATCAGCATGCGGATGTTCACGAGCGTTGGCATGCACGACCTGCTGTCGTGCACAGGTCGCCAGGTATCCCGCTGAGCGATGCCGAGCGGCACTGGCTGGCCGAAAACCCACGCATCAAAGTGCTGGTGAATGAACAGGCGATGCCCTTGAGCTATCGCGATGGTAGAGGGCAATTGCAAGGGCTGAGCCTTGATCTGTTGCAATTGCTTGGCCGGCGAACGGGCCTGGAGTTTCAGGCCGAGGCAGGCGGCACCGCGGCACAGATGGTCGAGCAGGTACGCATGGGAAAGGCACAATTGATTGCCGGCCTGCCCTACAGCCCGGCGCGTGGAGAGCGCCTGCGATTCAGTCGTGGCTATCTGAGCTCTGCGTATGTGCTGGTGATGCAGGGGCACGCCGACCGGCCAGATGATCTGGCCCAACTGGACGGGCGCCGGCTGGCACTGGAGGAAGGCAGCGTGGCCCAGGAGCTGCTGGCCAAGGCGTACCCGAGGGTCCTGCAGTCACCGGTCAGTGGTGCGCTGGAGGCGGTGCACGCGGTGGCCGCCGGCAGGGTCGCGGCAGCCGTGCTTCCCCTCGACCAGGCCCGGTTGCTGGTTGCGCGATGGTACCCGGGGCGGCTGCGAATCAGCAGCCTGGCCTTGCCAGCGGCGCATTTCGCGTTTGCCAGCAGCCCGGGGGCGGTCCATCTCCAGAGCATCCTCGACAAGGCGTTGCTCGACCTGGCCCCGCGCGAAATCGATGCGCTGGTCCGGCGTTGGCGCAGCCCGCTGATCGTTGCCGCCAGTGCCTGGCAGCGGTACCGGACCCACCTGCTGCTGGGATTTCTCGGCGCTTTTGCTGCACTGGTCGTGGCGCTGCTGTGGATCCGCTACCTGCGCCGTCTGCAGGTGCAACTGCGGCGGGCCAAGAGAGGGGCCGAGGCGGCAAACCACGCCAAGACCCATTTCCTGGCCGCCATGAGCCATGAAATCCGCACGCCGCTGCATGCCCTGCTGGGCATGCTGGAGCTTGCCCAGCGCAAGGCGGGCCAGGGCATGCTCGATCATTTGGCCATCGAGGTGGCCGCCGACGCTGCCCGGGGACTGCAGGAACTGATCGGCGATATCCTCGATGTAACCCGTATCGAGGCGGGCGAGTTGCAGTTGACGCCGACCGTGGCATGCCTGCGCGAACAAGTGACGCAGGTTATCCAGTTGTTCGACCATCAGGCCCGTGGCAAGGGATTGCGGCTTGACCTCACTGTTGAGGGCGAGGTTGACCGCCCGGTGCTGCTTGACCCTGTGCGCTTCCGGCAGGTGTTGGCCAATCTGTTGAGCAATGCGATCAAGTTCACCCCGCAGGGGCGGGTACAGGTGAGCATTTGTGCTCAGGCCCGCGGCGATTGCCTGGTGGCGCGGCTGATCGTCGATGACACCGGTATCGGCATTGCCAAGGCCGAATTGGCCCAGCTGGGCCAGCCCTTTCGCCAGGCCAGCAACCAGTGCCAGTCGCCGCGCAGCAGCACGGGGCTTGGCTTGGGCATCTGCCGCAGCTTGTGCCAGTTGATGGGCGGCCACTTGCAGTTGAACAGCGAGCTGGGCAGGGGCACCCAGGCGCAAGTCCACCTTGAGCTGCCGATCCACCCGCTGGATCTGTCAGAGCCTGTGGTAGCACCACCCAGCGATGTTCCGGCGGACGAACTACCGCTGCGCGTGCTGGTGGTGGACGACTACCCGGCCAATCGAGTGCTGTTGGCTCAGCAGCTCGACTACCTGGGGCATCAGGCCCGGGTTGCCGAAGATGGGGCGCAGGCCCTACGGCTGTGGTTGGACGAGCACTTCGATGTCGTCATCAGCGATTGCAGCATGCCGCGACTCGACGGCTATGGCCTGGCCAGGGCGATTCGCCTGCATGAGCGGCGCAGGGGCCGGACAGCGTGTCGGCTAGTCGGGCTTACCGCCAGCGCGTTGGCGGACGAACGGCGGCGCTGCCGTGCTGCAGGCATGGATGACTGCCTGTTCAAACCCCTCGGATTGCAGGCGCTGATTGGCGCACTGGGCGGCAGTGTTGCCCGGCAGGGCAAGCGTCTGCCGGATGGGGAGGCGCGCAAGGCGGTATTCGATTTCGAGCATCTGCGACAGTTGGCGGACAATGACCAGGGCGCGTTGGAGGCAGTGCTGGCCGATCTGCGTCGCAGCAATCGTGATGATCTGACCCGCTTGGCGGAGTCAGGCGAGGACCCGAAGGCTCTGGCTGCCTTGGCACATCGGGTCAAGGGCGGGGCACGCATCTTGCGCGCGGGCGACCTGATCAGCGCCTGCGAGCGGCTGGAGGCCAGTTGTGCCAGCGACCCCTTGCATCTTGAGCGACTGCACCGTGATGTCCAGGTCTTGCATGCGATTATGCAAGACCTGGAGCACTATCTGGGCAGCCGCGCTCAGGCCTGA
- a CDS encoding DUF3309 family protein → MTTILIIILILLLIGGLPVFPHSRSWGYGPSGIIGVVLVVLLILLLLGRI, encoded by the coding sequence ATGACCACGATCCTCATCATCATCCTGATCCTGCTGCTGATCGGTGGCTTACCGGTCTTCCCTCACTCCCGCTCATGGGGTTACGGCCCGTCCGGCATCATCGGCGTGGTGCTGGTGGTCCTGCTGATTCTCTTGTTGCTGGGCAGGATATGA
- a CDS encoding SDR family oxidoreductase: MHNRMMITGAGSGLGREIALRWAREGWQLALADVNEAGLRETLALVRQAGGDGFTQRCDVRDYSQLTALAQACEEKFGGIDVIVNNAGVASGGFFAELSLEDWDWQIAVNLMGVVKGCKAFLPQLERSRGRIINIASMAALMQGPGMSNYNVAKAGVLALSESLLVELRQVEVAVHVVCPSFFQTNLLDSFRGPDPAMKAQVGKLLEGSPINAADIAEYIHERVAADEFLILPHEAGRQAWKLKCQAPERLYDEMADMAVKMRAKSRKAN; encoded by the coding sequence ATGCACAACCGAATGATGATCACTGGTGCCGGCTCCGGCCTTGGCCGCGAGATTGCCCTGCGCTGGGCCCGCGAGGGCTGGCAGCTGGCCCTGGCAGACGTCAATGAGGCGGGCCTGCGCGAAACCCTGGCTTTGGTGCGCCAGGCCGGAGGCGACGGCTTCACCCAGCGCTGCGATGTGCGCGACTACAGCCAGCTCACAGCCCTGGCCCAGGCCTGCGAGGAAAAGTTCGGCGGCATCGATGTGATCGTCAACAACGCCGGGGTGGCCTCGGGCGGCTTCTTCGCCGAATTGTCCCTGGAAGACTGGGACTGGCAGATCGCGGTCAACCTGATGGGCGTGGTCAAGGGCTGCAAGGCGTTCCTGCCACAGCTCGAACGCAGCCGCGGGCGGATCATCAACATCGCCTCGATGGCGGCGTTGATGCAGGGGCCGGGCATGAGCAACTACAACGTGGCCAAGGCCGGCGTGCTGGCGCTGTCCGAAAGCCTGCTGGTGGAGCTGCGCCAGGTGGAGGTGGCGGTGCATGTGGTGTGCCCGTCGTTCTTCCAGACCAACCTGCTCGACTCGTTCCGTGGGCCAGACCCGGCGATGAAGGCGCAGGTGGGCAAGTTGCTGGAAGGCTCGCCGATCAATGCGGCCGACATCGCCGAGTATATTCATGAGCGGGTGGCTGCCGACGAGTTCCTGATCCTTCCCCATGAAGCCGGGCGTCAGGCCTGGAAACTCAAGTGCCAGGCACCCGAGCGGCTATACGACGAAATGGCGGACATGGCGGTCAAGATGCGGGCAAAGTCACGTAAAGCTAACTAA
- a CDS encoding carbon storage regulator: MLVIGREVGEVIVIDGGIRIQVMSVENGQVRFGICAPREVEVHRVEVYKRIKALELEKQRA, translated from the coding sequence ATGCTGGTTATCGGACGCGAAGTGGGCGAGGTCATCGTCATTGACGGGGGCATCAGGATTCAGGTGATGTCGGTGGAGAACGGCCAGGTGCGCTTCGGCATCTGCGCACCTCGAGAGGTGGAGGTGCACCGGGTAGAAGTCTACAAACGTATCAAGGCCCTGGAACTGGAGAAGCAGCGAGCCTGA
- a CDS encoding YheU family protein: MLIPHDQLESETLTRLIEDFVTRDGTDNGDDTPLETRVLRVRQALAKGQAFILFDLESQQCQLLARHEVPRELLE; this comes from the coding sequence ATGCTGATCCCCCACGACCAACTCGAAAGCGAAACCCTCACCCGCCTGATCGAGGACTTCGTCACCCGCGACGGCACCGACAATGGCGACGACACGCCGCTGGAAACCCGAGTGCTGCGGGTACGCCAGGCGCTGGCCAAGGGGCAGGCGTTCATCCTGTTCGACCTGGAAAGCCAGCAATGCCAGTTGCTGGCCCGGCATGAAGTACCACGGGAACTGCTGGAGTAA
- a CDS encoding osmoprotectant NAGGN system M42 family peptidase: MPEKHPEPDLDYLKRVLLEMLAIPSPTGFTDTIVRYVAERLDELGIPFELTRRGTIRATLKGRQSSPDRAVSAHLDTIGASVRQLQDNGRLALAPVGCWSSRFAEGSRVSVFTDTGVYRGSVLPLMASGHAFNTAIDQMPISWEHVEVRLDAYCTTRADAEALGIAIGDFVAFDPLPEFTESGHISARHLDDKAGVAALLAALKAVVESGRQPLIDCHPLFTITEETGSGAAAALPWDVSEFVGIDIAPVAPGQASSEHAVSVAMQDSSGPYDYHLSRHLLKLAGDRDLPVRRDLFRYYFSDAHSAVTAGHDIRTALVAFGCDATHGYERTHIDSLAALSRLLGAYLLSPPVFASDSQPASASLERFSHQLEHDAQMESDTRVPAVDSLVGNKG; encoded by the coding sequence ATGCCTGAGAAACACCCCGAACCCGATCTCGACTACCTCAAACGCGTCCTGCTGGAAATGCTCGCCATCCCCAGCCCCACCGGCTTCACCGACACCATCGTGCGCTACGTTGCCGAGCGCCTGGATGAACTGGGCATCCCCTTCGAGCTGACCCGTCGCGGCACCATCCGCGCCACCCTCAAGGGCCGCCAGAGCTCGCCTGACCGTGCCGTTTCGGCGCACCTGGACACCATCGGCGCCAGCGTTCGCCAGTTGCAGGACAATGGCCGCCTGGCCCTGGCGCCGGTGGGCTGCTGGTCGAGCCGCTTCGCCGAGGGCAGCCGGGTCAGCGTGTTCACCGACACCGGCGTGTACCGCGGCAGCGTACTGCCGCTGATGGCCAGCGGGCACGCCTTCAACACCGCCATCGACCAGATGCCGATCAGCTGGGAGCATGTGGAGGTGCGCCTGGACGCCTACTGCACCACCCGCGCCGACGCCGAAGCACTGGGTATCGCCATCGGCGACTTCGTCGCCTTCGACCCCTTGCCGGAGTTCACCGAAAGCGGCCATATCAGCGCACGCCACCTGGACGACAAGGCCGGTGTCGCTGCGTTGCTGGCGGCGCTCAAGGCCGTGGTCGAAAGTGGCCGGCAGCCGCTGATCGACTGCCACCCGCTGTTCACCATCACCGAGGAGACCGGCTCGGGTGCCGCGGCCGCCCTGCCCTGGGATGTCAGCGAATTCGTCGGCATCGACATCGCACCGGTGGCACCGGGACAGGCATCCAGCGAGCACGCGGTGAGTGTGGCCATGCAGGACTCGTCCGGGCCCTACGACTATCACCTGTCGCGCCACCTGCTGAAACTGGCCGGCGACCGCGACCTGCCGGTGCGCCGCGACCTGTTCCGCTATTACTTCAGCGACGCCCACTCGGCGGTGACCGCAGGGCATGATATCCGCACCGCCCTGGTGGCCTTCGGCTGCGATGCCACCCACGGCTATGAGCGCACCCATATCGACAGCCTGGCGGCGCTCAGCCGGCTGCTCGGCGCCTACCTGCTCAGCCCCCCGGTGTTCGCCAGCGACTCGCAGCCGGCCAGTGCGTCTCTGGAGCGCTTCAGCCACCAGCTGGAGCACGATGCGCAGATGGAAAGCGACACCCGGGTGCCGGCGGTGGACAGCCTGGTGGGCAACAAGGGCTGA